In Chrysoperla carnea chromosome 2, inChrCarn1.1, whole genome shotgun sequence, the following proteins share a genomic window:
- the LOC123291932 gene encoding inhibitor of growth protein 5 isoform X5, translating into MTTALYLEHYLDSLDHLPIELQRNFKLMRDLDYRAQEVMRKIDSLSDEYLRTLKTLSADVKKEKLLNIQSLFNKAKEYGDDKVQLAIQTYELVDKHIRRLDSDLARFESEIQDKALNSRNQEESNAKKGRKKTKDNKGEKKKRSGNSSEDDSGGAVRNVKKKQKKGSGTTGTASGTNTTVVGNPGEGSLAAVLPGLAGIAHPSDVLDMPVDPNEPTYCLCHQVSYGEMIGCDNPDCPIEWFHFACVGLTTKPKGKWYCPKCTADRKKK; encoded by the exons TTGATGCGGGATTTAGATTATAGAGCACAAGAAGTTATGCgaaaaattgattcattatCAGATGAATATTTACGTACACTAAAAACACTTTCAGCAGATGTGAAAAAggagaaattattaaatatacaaagtttatttaataaggCAAAA GAGTATGGTGATGATAAAGTCCAATTAGCAATACAAACATATGAATTAGTTGATAAACATATACGACGATTAGATTCGGATTTAGCACGATTTGAATCTGAAATTCAAGATAAAGCACTAAATAGTAGAAATCAAGAGGAGAGTAATGCAAAGA aaGGAAGAAAGAAAACAAAAGATAACAAAGGTGAAAAGAAGAAACGTTCTGGTAATTCAAGTGAAGACGATTCTGGTGGTGCGGTACGAAATgtgaaaaagaaacaaaagaaGGGCAGTGGTACAACGGGAACTGCAAGTGGTACAAATACAACGGTTGTCGGCAATCCAGGTGAGGGTTCGT TGGCAGCTGTTTTACCTGGATTGGCAGGTATTGCACATCCTAGTGATGTATTAGATATGCCAGTTGATCCCAACGAGCCAACATACTGTTTATGCCATCAAGTATCATATGGTGAAATGATTGGTTGTGATAATCCAGAT TGTCCTATTGAATGGTTCCATTTCGCTTGTGTTGGTCTTACAACAAAACCAAAAGGAAAATGGTACTGCCCGAAATGTACGGCCGATCgaaagaagaaataa
- the LOC123291932 gene encoding inhibitor of growth protein 5 isoform X3 — translation MTTALYLEHYLDSLDHLPIELQRNFKLMRDLDYRAQEVMRKIDSLSDEYLRTLKTLSADVKKEKLLNIQSLFNKAKEYGDDKVQLAIQTYELVDKHIRRLDSDLARFESEIQDKALNSRNQEESNAKKGRKKTKDNKGEKKKRSGNSSEDDSGGAVRNVKKKQKKGSGTTGTASGTNTTVVGNPGEEVAAVLPGLAGIAHPSDVLDMPVDPNEPTYCLCHQVSYGEMIGCDNPDCPIEWFHFACVGLTTKPKGKWYCPKCTADRKKK, via the exons TTGATGCGGGATTTAGATTATAGAGCACAAGAAGTTATGCgaaaaattgattcattatCAGATGAATATTTACGTACACTAAAAACACTTTCAGCAGATGTGAAAAAggagaaattattaaatatacaaagtttatttaataaggCAAAA GAGTATGGTGATGATAAAGTCCAATTAGCAATACAAACATATGAATTAGTTGATAAACATATACGACGATTAGATTCGGATTTAGCACGATTTGAATCTGAAATTCAAGATAAAGCACTAAATAGTAGAAATCAAGAGGAGAGTAATGCAAAGA aaGGAAGAAAGAAAACAAAAGATAACAAAGGTGAAAAGAAGAAACGTTCTGGTAATTCAAGTGAAGACGATTCTGGTGGTGCGGTACGAAATgtgaaaaagaaacaaaagaaGGGCAGTGGTACAACGGGAACTGCAAGTGGTACAAATACAACGGTTGTCGGCAATCCAGGTGAGG AAGTGGCAGCTGTTTTACCTGGATTGGCAGGTATTGCACATCCTAGTGATGTATTAGATATGCCAGTTGATCCCAACGAGCCAACATACTGTTTATGCCATCAAGTATCATATGGTGAAATGATTGGTTGTGATAATCCAGAT TGTCCTATTGAATGGTTCCATTTCGCTTGTGTTGGTCTTACAACAAAACCAAAAGGAAAATGGTACTGCCCGAAATGTACGGCCGATCgaaagaagaaataa
- the LOC123291932 gene encoding inhibitor of growth protein 5 isoform X4 — MTTALYLEHYLDSLDHLPIELQRNFKLMRDLDYRAQEVMRKIDSLSDEYLRTLKTLSADVKKEKLLNIQSLFNKAKEYGDDKVQLAIQTYELVDKHIRRLDSDLARFESEIQDKALNSRNQEESNAKKGRKKTKDNKGEKKKRSGNSSEDDSGGAVRNVKKKQKKGSGTTGTASGTNTTVVGNPEVAAVLPGLAGIAHPSDVLDMPVDPNEPTYCLCHQVSYGEMIGCDNPDCPIEWFHFACVGLTTKPKGKWYCPKCTADRKKK; from the exons TTGATGCGGGATTTAGATTATAGAGCACAAGAAGTTATGCgaaaaattgattcattatCAGATGAATATTTACGTACACTAAAAACACTTTCAGCAGATGTGAAAAAggagaaattattaaatatacaaagtttatttaataaggCAAAA GAGTATGGTGATGATAAAGTCCAATTAGCAATACAAACATATGAATTAGTTGATAAACATATACGACGATTAGATTCGGATTTAGCACGATTTGAATCTGAAATTCAAGATAAAGCACTAAATAGTAGAAATCAAGAGGAGAGTAATGCAAAGA aaGGAAGAAAGAAAACAAAAGATAACAAAGGTGAAAAGAAGAAACGTTCTGGTAATTCAAGTGAAGACGATTCTGGTGGTGCGGTACGAAATgtgaaaaagaaacaaaagaaGGGCAGTGGTACAACGGGAACTGCAAGTGGTACAAATACAACGGTTGTCGGCAATCCAG AAGTGGCAGCTGTTTTACCTGGATTGGCAGGTATTGCACATCCTAGTGATGTATTAGATATGCCAGTTGATCCCAACGAGCCAACATACTGTTTATGCCATCAAGTATCATATGGTGAAATGATTGGTTGTGATAATCCAGAT TGTCCTATTGAATGGTTCCATTTCGCTTGTGTTGGTCTTACAACAAAACCAAAAGGAAAATGGTACTGCCCGAAATGTACGGCCGATCgaaagaagaaataa
- the LOC123293188 gene encoding 45 kDa calcium-binding protein-like: protein MRDKAYWREAARFDPDSLTLDEFLTFTHPESSASNQLALVDELYEKFDRDGDEFLTEDEFSTTNINDGTSPLLLFHQSELERRKEFQNSIDLNKDGKADRRELLRYVAPQNPRRSELEAQTLISLADIDHNDALNLSEVLARPDLFMASKMVDTGRSFHDEF, encoded by the exons ATGAGGGATAAAGCATATTGGCGTGAAGCAGCACGCTTTGATCCAGATAGTTTAACACTAgatgaatttttaacatttacccATCCGGAATCAAGTGCATCAAATCAATTAGCGTTAGTTGATGAATTATATGAGAAATTTGATCGGGATGGTGATGAATTTTTAACAGAAGATGAATTTTCAACAACAAATAtcaatg ATGGTACATCACCATTACTACTATTCCACCAAAGCGAACTTGAACGTcgtaaagaatttcaaaattcaattgatTTAAACAAAGATGGTAAGGCGGATCGTAGAGAATTATTACGTTATGTGGCACCACAAAACCCCAGACGTAGTGAATTAGAAGCCCAAACATTAATATCATTGGCTGATATTGATCATAATGatgcattaaatttaagtgAAGTGTTAGCACGTCCCGATTTATTTATGGCATCAAAAATGGTTGATACTGGACGAAGTTTTCATGATGAATTTTAG
- the LOC123292201 gene encoding sodium-coupled monocarboxylate transporter 2, with protein sequence MANFNPFKTTKIRNLIHHYWFPIISLWLCCLLSSISGLPQERLPPPIEGILGLRNLPTPAPAENVVSSTAFPRVTPPRDGIFGLRHIPGENLLPPQCDETTTHTKIKNTFSYLDYTVLIAMLVISCGIGVFYGFIGKKATSSSDFLLGGSSMGTLPTAMSLAASFITAIELLGNPAEMYNYGAQFWMICVAFLLVVPLTSRLYLPVFMTLRLTSSFEYLSLRFSNSARYLASALYILQMILYTSVAVYAPALALSHVTGLNVYIAVSMVYIVCIFYASQGGMKAVIIADSFQAAVLIGSLLAIVSLGEYYLGGNGIIWSTAHNTERLELFNIDPSPTVRHSFWSVVIGGTFYWLTMFCANQASIQKYLSVAKLSQARTALWVSAFGLIFIYTVNFYTGMIMLANWRLCDPLKSGDINESDQLLPLYVINVLGHLQGMTGFFVAGIFAASLGTVASALNSLAAVTTEDFIQGLCKVKIPAAKGALLSKWISFVYGVLSFGLVFIVEQLGSIMQVALSFNGMVGGVTLGLFSLGMFFPWANSKGALFGALTAAALVLFMGIGNQFKQAAGEIVIPTKYTSAQQCECFNDTLTENIVLLRDESQVFYLFRVSYLWYSMIGCLTTVFLGLIVSFCTGAQDPKELNQDLLSPATRNLCDQFSNDIKEFLNLPLKNAPSKKVSVAAMGVVNPTLDVSDEHQLTTIMERKSVSESADTIEPTDNGLNSVHL encoded by the exons atggcTAATTTTAATCCATTTAAAACGACTAAAATTCGTAATTTAATACATCATTATTGGTTTCCAATAATATCATTGTGGCTGTGTTGTTTATTAAGTAGTATTAGTGGATTACCTCAAGAACGATTGCCACCACCAATTGAAGGAATACTTGGACTACGTAATTTACCAACTCCAGCACCGGCTGAAAATGTTGTCAGTTCAACGGCATTTCCACGAGTAACACCACCACGTGATGGAATTTTTGGATTACGACATATTCCAG gggAAAACCTGTTACCACCACAATGTGATGAAACAACGACCCATACCAAAATCAAGaatacattttcatatttaGATTATACTGTATTAATTGCAATGTTGGTAATATCATGCGGTATTGGTGTATTTTATGGATTTATTGGGAAAAAGGCAACATCAAGCAGTGACTTTTTATTAGGTGGCAGTTCAATGGGAACTTTACCAACGGCAATGTCGTTAGCTGCAAg ttttatcaCAGCAATTGAATTATTGGGTAATCCAGCTGAAATGTACAATTATGGTGCACAATTTTGGATGATTTGTGTTGCATTTTTATTAGTGGTTCCATTAACTTCACGCTTATATTTACCAGTATTTATGACATTACGTTTAACATCCagttttgaatatttatcaTTACGATTTAGTAATTCTGCCCGATATCTAGCTAGTGCTTTATATATTCtacaaatgattttatatacaaGTGTTGCAGTATACGCACCAGCATTAGCTCTTTCCCATG ttACTGGTCTAAATGTTTATATTGCTGTTTCAATGGTTTATATTGTTTGCATATTTTACGCTTCACag GGTGGAATGAAAGCTGTTATAATTGCTGATAGTTTCCAAGCAGCAGTTTTAATTGGTAGTTTATTGGCAATTGTATCATTGGGAGAATATTATTTAGGTGGAAATGGTATTATATGGTCAACTGCCCACAATACAGAACGTCTTGAATTATTCAA cattGATCCTAGTCCGACTGTTCGTCATAGTTTCTGGTCAGTAGTAATTGGTGGAACATTTTATTGGTTAACAATGTTTTGTGCCAATCAAGCatctattcaaaaatatttatccgtAGCTAAATTATCACAAGCAAGAAC TGCATTATGGGTATCCGCTTTTGGtctgatttttatttacacAGTCAATTTTTATACGGGAATGATAATGTTAGCCAATTGGCGATTATGTGATCCTTTAAAGAGTGGTGATATTAATGAAAGTGATCAACTCTTACCTTTGTATGTGATAAATGTTTTGGGACATTTACAAGGTATGACTGGATTCTTTGTGGCTGGAATTTTTGCTGCTAGTTTGGG GACTGTGGCATCAGCATTAAATAGTTTAGCTGCAGTTACAACAGAAGATTTTATTCAAGGCTTGTGTAAAGTAAAAATTCCAGCTGCAAAAGGTGCTCTTCTATCAAAATGGATCTCTTTTGTATATGGAGTCCTCAGTTTTGGTTTG gtttttattgttgaacaacTTGGAAGCATTATGCAAGTAGCGTTGAGCTTTAATGGAATGGTTGGTGGCGTAACATTGGGattattttcacttggaatgttTTTCCCATGGGCCAATTCCAAG ggtgCCTTATTTGGAGCTTTAACCGCAGCTGCCTTAGTATTATTTATGGGAATTGGTAATCAATTTAAGCAAGCCGCTGGGGAGATTGTTATCCCAACAAAATATACCAGTGCGCAACAATGTGAATGTTTTAACGATACACTTACTGAAAATATTGTGCTATTGCGTGATGAATC ACAAGTATTCTACTTATTCCGTGTATCGTATTTATGGTATTCTATGATTGGTTGCCTAACAACCGTATTCTTAGGTTTAATTGTATCATTTTGTACCGGGGCACAAGATCCAAAAGAATTAAATCAAGATTTATTATCACCAGCCACACGAAATTTATGTgatcaattttcaaatgatattaaagagtttttaaatttaccattGAAAAATGCACCATCGAAAAAAGTAAGTGTGGCAGCAATGGGTGTTGTGAATCCAACGTTAGACGTCTCCGATGAACATCAATTAACTACAATAATGGAACGAAAATCAGTATCTGAATCTGCAGATACAATTGAACCAACTGACAACGGGTTAAATTCTGTACACTTATAA